A region of Capra hircus breed San Clemente chromosome 11, ASM170441v1, whole genome shotgun sequence DNA encodes the following proteins:
- the C11H2orf71 gene encoding uncharacterized protein C2orf71 homolog produces MGCTPSHSDLVNSVAKSGIQFFKKPKAILPGHQRASERGSLPLLVQSSTCYDPGGGSSQGQQAEEQPSPRWTQTVADSLCQLTRDPTAGKAKDMERLIPETKTSPSQLNKSQSCMATDIPFKRQSSHGSQGAAFSGEESEESNTQETSKWAKRPKCHRSSKQGHYCQTTLAAHESEDKVDFPDPLVKAHQRTYTYLHACLSKYEAVLSITHRATQTHELLQPMVSFLMLCFDEVNQLLGEISKDGDKLLQEVQKDLAWPLRKGEAQEQPDLLQQLLQYTVSKLQELSGTVALLTSSLLEGSGSYLHAAAAHLGNKLSTKRGADEHLLRALGHLESLASSHSDPEAWDLPLCSEDSGIGVDNESVQLADKLGKQASWDLVPEAAEWRPAISPTVEARLSGHTWQQSPFRMGLDGPQDCPLSRPLTAKVHPAVQGGSGSPWPSVAGPENTASRPWGLGQSTPCGPPGMGTSSEAHLSKGSRCMDTPSLSEGEDSSSEEEEDEGSRTSPRTWQENASHPRPRSSPASAESPFQPHPRRLRSPQAREMVLKMKEAISERIKFVPVPSEHQDWMEEEERTTMPPRPSTASGSRRAPSRQRRSQSEGCLKSHTEDPTLQELRRVQRDLSQRLEAFYSLGSQWQGQSQEPVMQPRATRLRPDNRCQVVPSSTISKLKSSLTKNFSILPSQDKSILQKCCSRPEGEQPRQGKAEGLPNIIPPGERTGEAPAVRDQTIRSCPTRTSVKKLIETFSPTESLRTLGDSRDSGPSPCPKKWGVPTMPPRFPIYRGLAPLYPKPRISPALDGESLRMGPGWRPLVPTFPRLLTAEAAKSEDLNWETEENPEDLPPPPLEILMDQSFTSLEPPESGEAAESPLEGTHVPGLGGTGSARRMWASPRLRVSMSPTDLLPSKSTATLTRARSAEPGNSKGSCNTGKLALDFNHPPAASGNPEVQGSRAQSQVRADRASGLSKPPRKVIHWLHSSHTSGQNRISESSLIRPMRGPHSPEAPRQTQGRSPVLVRKASPTRAHWTPRVDKRHSGLPSTHRSAQPSAPCVHGSPSPPLSPPVSPRVLSPPIVKKRASPPLQHKLPSPPSASPLAQHKISSPPPQCTEASSLASGPSPSPPASPSQRPKETQDSEDCRAAMASGNTRSIFCPATSSLFEAKLPISTVHPLTSSSLPPEAGSPLETPTGGWRGSSGTRMRADSQRGTTLCALNPQPFIRRSASDPRPGVRLHLPVPDATSSACESQHGQSSGSEESPKDTEPRNSPCGLELKGSGRGAPSPELCVLGHGLQREASVGHAQDKSQQKEVT; encoded by the exons ATGGGATGCACACCTTCCCACAGTGATCTTGTTAACAGTGTTGCCAAGAGTGGcatccagttttttaaaaagcccaaagCAATTCTGCCAGGACATCAGAGGGCCAGTGAAAGAGGCTCCCTCCCTTTGCTGGTTCAAAGTTCCACCTGCTATGACCCTGGAGGGGGCTCATCACAGGGACAACAGGCAGAAGAACAGCCTAGTCCCAGGTGGACCCAGACCGTGGCTGACAGTCTCTGTCAGCTCACCAGGGATCCCACTGCAGGCAAAGCAAAAGATATGGAGAGACTGATTCCAGAAACAAAAACCTCCCCATCCCAGCTGAACAAATCACAAAGCTGCATGGCTACGGACATTCCATTCAAGAGACAGAGCTCCCATGGGTCACAAGGGGCAGCCTTTTCCGGGGAAGAGAGTGAAGAAAGTAATACCCAGGAGACTTCCAAATGGGCAAAGAGACCAAAGTGTCACAGGTCGAGCAAGCAGGGTCATTACTGCCAAACCACCCTTGCTGCCCACGAGTCTGAAGACAAGGTGGACTTCCCCGACCCCCTGGTGAAGGCCCACCAGCGCACTTACACCTATCTGCATGCCTGCCTCTCCAAATATGAAGCAGTTCTGAGCATCACCCATCGGGCCACCCAGACCCATGAGCTGCTACAGCCCATGGTCAGCTTCCTGATGCTGTGTTTCGATGAGGTCAACCAGCTCTTGGGGGAGATATCCAAGGATGGAGACAAGCTCCTCCAGGAGGTTCAGAAGGATCTGGCTTGGCCGTTGAGGAaaggagaggcccaggagcagccAGATCTCCTGCAGCAGCTTCTGCAGTACACAGTCAGCAAGCTACAGGAGCTCAGCGGCACGGTGGCTTTGCTCACCAGCAGCCTCCTGGAGGGCTCTGGCAGCTACCTCCACGCCGCTGCAGCCCACCTGGGGAACAAGCTGAGCACAAAAAGGGGTGCAGATGAACACCTCCTCAGGGCTCTGGGGCACCTGGAGAGCTTGGCGAGCAGCCACAGCGACCCTGAAGCATGGGATCTACCCCTGTGCTCTGAGGACAGTGGCATCGGTGTGGACAATGAGTCCGTGCAGCTAGCAGACAAGCTGGGCAAGCAAGCCAGCTGGGACTTAGTGCCAGAGGCTGCAGAGTGGAGGCCGGCGATTTCACCCACAGTGGAGGCCAGGCTGTCAGGACACACCTGGCAGCAAAGTCCATTCCGGATGGGTTTAGACGGACCCCAGGACTGCCCACTCTCAAGGCCTCTCACAGCTAAGGTTCATCCAGCAGTGCAGGGTGGATCAGGGAGCCCCTGGCCCTCCGTTGCAGGCCCAGAAAATACTGCCTCCAGGCCTTGGGGGCTGGGCCAAAGCACTCCGTGTGGTCCCCCTGGGATGGGGACTTCCAGTGAAGCACACCTTTCTAAAGGCTCCAGGTGCATGGACACTCCATCCCTCAGTGAAGGTGAGGACAGCagctcagaggaggaggaggatgaagggAGCCGCACAAGCCCACGCACCTGGCAGGAAAACGCTTCCCATCCAAGGCCGCGGtcctcacctgccagtgctgaaAGCCCATTTCAGCCACACCCCCGGAGACTCAGGAGCCCCCAGGCCCGGGAGATGGTTCTGAAGATGAAGGAAGCAATCAGTGAAAGGATCAAGTTTGTTCCTGTGCCCTCGGAGCACCAGGACTggatggaggaagaggagaggaccACGATGCCCCcgagacccagcacggccagcgGCAGCAGGAGGGCCCCCTCGAGGCAGAGGAGGTCCCAGTCTGAGGGGTGTCTGAAGAGCCACACAGAGGATCCCACCCTCCAGGAGCTGCGGAGGGTCCAGAGGGACCTCAGCCAGAGGCTGGAGGCGttttacagcctgggctcccaaTGGCAGGGGCAGAGCCAAGAGCCAGTCATGCAGCCCAGAGCTACAAGGCTGAGGCCAGACAACCGCTGCCAGGTGGTCCCGAGCAGCACCATCAGCAAGCTAAAGTCATCCCTCACCAAGAACTTCAGCATTTTGCCAAGTCAGGACAAAAGCATCCTGCAGAAGTGCTGCTCCCGCCCTGAGGGAGAACAGCCCAGGCAGGGAAAAGCTGAGGGGCTCCCAAACATCATCCCACCGGGTGAGAGGACCGGTGAGGCTCCAGCAGTCAGGGACCAGACCATCAGGAGCTGTCCCACCAGAACATCAGTCAAGAAACTCATTGAAACCTTCAGTCCCACTGAGAGTCTAAGGACGCTAGGGGATTCCCGGGACTCGGGGCCAAGCCCCTGCCCCAAGAAGTGGGGGGTCCCCACCATGCCTCCCAGATTCCCTATTTACAGAGGGCTGGCCCCATTGTATCCAAAGCCTCGGATTTCTCCAGCATTGGATGGAGAATCTCTCAGGATGGGCCCAGGCTGGAGGCCCTTAGTTCCTACCTTTCCCCGTCTGCTCACAGCTGAAGCAGCCAAGAGTGAGGACCTTAACTGGGAAACAGAGGAGAACCCAGAGGATCTCCCTCCGCCGCCTCTGGAAATTCTGATGGACCAATCATTCACTTCTCTGGAGCCCCCTGAGAGCGGCGAGGCGGCAGAGAGCCCCCTTGAAGGGACCCACGTGCCAgggctgggagggactggctctGCCCGGAGAATGTGGGCTTCCCCAAGGCTAAGAGTCTCCATGAGCCCCACTGACTTGCTGCCCAGCAAGAGCACCGCCACCCTCACCAGGGCCCGCAGTGCAGAGCCAGGGAACAGCAAGGGCAGCTGCAATACCGGAAAGCTCGCCTTGGACTTCAACCACCCACCAGCAGCTAGCGGAAACCCAGAGGTGCAGGGCAGCAGGGCGCAGAGTCAGGTACGGGCAGACAGGGCCTCGGGCCTCTCCAAGCCTCCCCGGAAGGTCATCCACTGGCTCCATTCCAGCCACACATCCGGGCAGAACAGGATCTCAGAATCCAGCCTGATCAGGCCGATGCGGGGACCACATTCTCCCGAGGCCCCAAGGCAGACCCAAGGCCGAAGCCCTGTGCTAGTCAGGAAGGCCTCTCCCACAAGGGCACACTGGACGCCCAGAGTGGACAAGAGGCACTCGGGCCTGCCCTCCACTCACAGATCTGCCCAGCCTAGTGCACCCTGTGTACATGGGTCCCCTAGCCCACCCCTCAGCCCTCCAGTGAGTCCCAGGGTGCTAAGCCCCCCAATAGTGAAGAAAAGagcttcccctcccctccagcacAAGCTGCCCAGCCCTCCCTCAGCAAGCCCGCTCGCTCAGCACAAGATCTCCAGTCCCCCTCCCCAGTGCACAGAAGCCAGTTCCCTGGCCTCtggcccctccccctctcccccagcaTCTCCCAGTCAGCGGCCCAAGGAAACGCAAGATTCTGAAGACTGTCGGGCAGCCATGGCATCTGGAAACACACGTTCCATTTTCTGCCCAGCCACCTCCTCTCTGTTTGAAGCTAAACTACCAATCTCAACAGTACATCCACTCACCTCATCATCGCTGCCCCCTGAAGCTGGGAGTCCTCTTGAGACCCCCACAGGAGGCTGGAGGGGCAGCTCAGGGACACGAATGAGGGCAGATTCACAGCGAGGGACAACTCTGTGTGCCCTGAACCCTCAACCTTTCATCCGAAGGTCAGCCTCTGACCCCCGGCCGGGCGTCCGCCTTCACCTGCCTGTCCCGGATGCCACCAGCAGCGCTTGTGAATCCCAGCATGGCCAGAGCAG TGGCAGCGAGGAGAGCCCCAAGGACACAGAGCCACGGAACAGCCCCTGTGGCCTAGAACTGAAGGGCAGCGGCAGGGGTGCGCCATCCCCAGAGCTCTGTGTGCTGGGCCACGGGCTGCAGCGAGAGGCCAGCGTGGGCCATGCCCAGGACAAGTCCCAGCAGAAGGAAGTGACCTGA